One genomic region from Tripterygium wilfordii isolate XIE 37 chromosome 20, ASM1340144v1, whole genome shotgun sequence encodes:
- the LOC119986444 gene encoding WRKY transcription factor 22-like, with translation MMSEFVYMEEDWDLQAVVRGWTANTEDSANFMDNSPSYFTSSSIQQHDYFPSSFKENFEIDAVSDQLYEPFFPVLQPLATTSISVPCKEAKEPQKQISPKLITNESSKPTTSVAKSRSRKNLHKKVVQQAAEGGSQSDMWAWRKYGQKPIKGSPYPRSYYRCSSLKGCLARKQVERSGSDPTQYIITYTAEHSHTHPTRRRSLPGSTRTNKSSQHKETNMPTTTSTEDVIPKLEEGQTLIMEDRGSHEIMKLQDMLFNDDLFPSIEDFEGFFPDQYADSFDLLTNLEQ, from the exons ATGATGAGTGAATTTGTTTACATGGAAGAAGACTGGGATCTGCAAGCAGTAGTAAGAGGATGGACAGCCAACACTGAAGACTCGGCCAATTTCATGGACAACTCTCCATCTTATTTCACTTCTTCGAGTATTCAACAGCACGATTACTTTCCTTCAAGTTTCAAGGAAAATTTCGAGATCGATGCAGTTTCTGACCAACTTTACGAGCCATTCTTTCCGGTATTGCAACCTCTTGCCACCACCTCCATATCTGTTCCTTGCAAAGAAGCAAAAGAGCCGCAAAAACAGATCAGTCCGAAATTGATTACTAACGAGAGTAGCAAACCTACTACTTCTGTAGCAAAATCAAGAAG TCGAAAGAATTTGCACAAGAAGGTGGTACAACAAGCAGCAGAAGGTGGCTCACAATCTGATATGTGGGCTTGGCGTAAATACGGCCAGAAACCCATCAAAGGATCTCCCTATCCAAG GAGCTACTACAGGTGCAGTAGCTTGAAAGGCTGTTTGGCAAGAAAACAAGTCGAAAGGAGCGGTTCAGATCCTACACAATATATTATCACATACACTGCTGAGCACAGCCATACGCATCCTACTCGTCGACGCTCCCTTCCTGGGAGCACCAGGACCAATAAGTCTTCTCAGCACAAAGAAACAAACATGCCAACAACAACATCCACTGAAGATGTGATCCCAAAATTGGAGGAAGGCCAAACATTAATAATGGAGGATCGTGGGAGTCATGAAATAATGAAGCTTCAAGACATGTTATTCAATGACGATTTATTTCCAAGCATCGAGGATTTTGAAGGGTTTTTCCCGGATCAATATGCTGATAGTTTTGATTTATTGACGAATCTGGAACAATAG